One Brassica napus cultivar Da-Ae chromosome A1, Da-Ae, whole genome shotgun sequence genomic region harbors:
- the LOC106446199 gene encoding uncharacterized protein LOC106446199 isoform X2 — MDEMCLVMCGGWVCGSDGKWEFVVEKKRMARMVAVEVGMSIKELERLVLAEFRVGELEYGVSLSYWPPDSLELATGIKTPPVVLTSDGALKYFFTHMKVKGSLNLFATFEPFGGDVFVGSGSKSVGFDTPVMDKKCAGSHFGGKGENVSSVGSKTYPKYTFINDDDVELVEEVERFEERMKAQSKASGGDDFGGCSEGIDGDYVGPEEIDERDVRPRGYDYQFWEPLIAGDLGGSNAVEVIFNDKEDPGLVKMEAARRANGGPAKNGEHGQSSSGWGGSDVEAEVPMDDFSWMGGNRGGGNKPRGHDTGGRDGDKRKLCDVDDEEFDIPPLYDDTEYEAAEIPGLDIEEADGVVHVGKVYGSKVDCQIALAIYAIKNQIRFSQTRTKVDSFVCECPEKKCDWRVTAHEIRGTGYYEIRKAQLVHSCPIESRNGYMKRGTARVIAAVYKAKFKEPSKGPKVGELQRLVLEDLRISASYMKCYRAKQQAVFDLRGPDDDSYTKLAEYLYMLKLANPGTIADIESEVDKGGVERFVYMFLSFGASIRGFKKLRLVLVVDGTHLGGKFKGVLLTASGQDGNFQVFPLAFAVVDAEDVDAWTWFFQKLERILADSPDVTIISDRATSIASAVSRVYPQAQHGYCIVHLARNVNARFSCKGLARMVTAAACAHRMRDYKNYCDKIKAANNDCAIYLGKIGTAHWSRTYFKGDRYNIMTSNIAEQLNNALVEGRSSPIVELLMFIQEMMTRWFSARRKKSERHRGLMTVEVDKVMTKSMALMSGSKINSVSSWSSQVVGKYGGYDSVILDQKKCSCKYFDHMKIPCGHAMLAADNLGVPYDTLVGHWYKTEAWRETYADVISPIGDPRDEDIPEEVMNKVLMPPVTKRPAGRRKTKRFLSTGEIPGPNKKAVPNKCGRCRGTGHNRTNCTVPLK, encoded by the exons ATGGATGAGATGTGTTTGGTTATGTGCGGTGGTTGGGTATGTGGTTCAGACGGAAAATGGGAATTCGTGGTGGAGAAGAAAAGAATGGCTAGGATGGTAGCTGTTGAAGTGGGAATGTCCATCAAAGAGCTAGAACGTCTAGTGCTTGCTGAGTTCCGTGTAGGGGAATTGGAGTACGGTGTTTCGTTGTCTTACTGGCCACCGGATAGTTTGGAACTTGCAACCGGGATTAAAACCCCACCTGTAGTGCTTACGAGCGATGGAGCGTTGAAGTATTTTTTCACGCATATGAAGGTGAAGGGGTCTCTGAATCTGTTTGCTACGTTTGAACCTTTTGGAGGAGATGTGTTTGTAGGCTCCGGAAGTAAGAGCGTTGGTTTTGATACACCCGTAATGGATAAGAAATGTGCTGGTAGCCATTTTGGTGGGAAGGGGGAAAACGTGTCTAGTGTAGGGTCTAAAACTTATCCAAAATATACCTTCATCAATGACGACGATGTTGAGCTGGTGGAGGAGGTGGAGAGGTTTGAAGAAAGAATGAAGGCTCAGAGTAAGGCCAGCGGAGGAGATGATTTTGGTGGTTGCAGTGAAGGTATTGATGGTGATTATGTTGGTCCAGAAGAGATAGATGAGAGGGATGTTAGGCCAAGAGGATATGACTATCAATTCTGGGAACCATTAATTGCTGGTGATTTGGGTGGATCAAATGCTGTGGAGGTCATATTCAACGATAAAGAGGACCCTGGTTTGGTTAAGATGGAAGCGGCTAGGCGAGCCAACGGCGGCCCCGCTAAAAATGGAGAGCATGGTCAGTCGTCCAGTGGATGGGGGGGAAGCGATGTTGAAGCAGAGGTACCCATGGATGACTTCTCGTGGATGGGAGGAAACCGTGGTGGTGGAAACAAACCACGTGGACATGATACTGGCGGACGCGACGGAGATAAACGGAAGTTATGCGACGTGGACGACGAAGAGTTTGACATTCCTCCTTTATATGATGATACAGAGTACGAAGCTGCTGAGATACCTGGACTCGATATCGAAGAGGCAGATGGTGTGGTGCATGTTGGAAAAGTATATGGGAGCAAGGTTGATTGTCAAATAGCTTTGGCTATTTATGCCATCAAGAATCAGATCAGGTTCAGTCAGACCCGTACGAAAGTTGACTCGTTTGTTTGCGAGTGTCCCGAAAAGAAGTGCGATTGGCGAGTTACAGCACATGAGATACGCGGAACTGGGTACTATGAAATTCGGAAAGCCCAGCTTGTTCATTCTTGCCCAATAGAGAGCCGGAATGGTTACATGAAGAGAGGAACAGCCCGAGTAATTGCGGCTGTGTACAAAGCCAAATTTAAGGAGCCAAGCAAAGGCCCTAAAGTGGGAGAATTGCAGAGGCTTGTTCTGGAAGATCTGAGGATATCAGCTTCTTACATGAAGTGTTATAGAGCAAAGCAACAAGCTGTATTTGATTTAAGGGGACCAGATGATGACTCTTATACGAAGTTGGCAGAGTATTTGTATATGCTGAAACTTGCAAATCCAGGCACAATAGCTGATATAGAGTCAGAGGTTGACAAGGGTGGAGTGGAGCGATTTGTGTACATGTTCTTGTCGTTTGGTGCTTCTATAAGAGGTTTCAAGAAGCTGAGGCTGGTATTGGTGGTTGATGGCACACACCTCGGTGGTAAGTTCAAAGGTGTTTTGTTAACAGCTAGTGGTCAGGATGGAAATTTCCAAGTGTTTCCTTTGGCATTTGCTGTTGTGGACGCTGAGGATGTGGATGCGTGGACCTGGTTTTTCCAGAAGCTTGAAAGGATTCTGGCTGATTCTCCAGATGTCACCATAATTTCAGATAGAGCAACTAGTATTGCATCGGCAGTGAGTCGTGTGTATCCACAGGCACAGCACGGGTACTGCATTGTTCATTTAGCAAGGAATGTGAATGCTAGATTTTCATGCAAGGGGCTTGCAAGGATGGTGACAGCCGCAGCCTGTGCTCACAGGATGCGTGACTACAAAAACTACTGTGACAAGATTAAGGCGGCAAACAATGATTGCGCTATCTATTTAGGTAAGATTGGAACAGCGCACTGGTCGCGGACATACTTCAAAGGTGACCGGTACAACATAATGACAAGTAACATAGCTGAGCAGCTGAACAATGCTTTGGTGGAAGGCAGATCATCCCCAATAGTTGAGTTGCTTATGTTTATACAAGAGATGATGACAAGGTGGTTTAGTGCTCGTAGGAAGAAGTCTGAGAGGCATAGGGGGTTGATGACTGTTGAGGTGGATAAGGTAATGACAAAGAGCATGGCACTGATGAGTGGAAGCAAAATCAATTCAGTTTCTAGTTGGAGCAGTCAGGTTGTAGGGAAGTATGGAGGTTATGACAGCGTAATTTTAGATCAGAAAAAATGTTCCTGCAAGTACTTTGACCACATGAAGATACCATGTGGTCATGCAATGCTCGCTGCTGACAACCTTGGGGTACCTTACGATACACTAGTTGGGCACTGGTACAAGACAGAGGCCTGGAGAGAAACATACGCCGATGTGATCAGTCCAATTGGCGATCCAAGGGATGAGGATATTCCTGAAGAGGTGATGAATAAGGTTTTGATGCCACCTGTGACGAAGAGACCGGCAGGAAGGCGGAAGACAAAACGCTTCCTATCAACAGGAGAAATCCCT GGACCAAATAAGAAGGCGGTACCGAACAAGTGTGGAAGATGCAGGGGGACAGGGCATAACAGGACGAACTGTACGGTTCCGCTGAAATGA
- the LOC106428690 gene encoding uncharacterized protein LOC106428690 yields MITSPHILQVQTAEDEVCELSDSSPAKKNRAHSLSAEEIALHKALNRPDFPQNLLITSPPVDLWSLFSKTLKAARNVFHVTPSKLDFNNYFLLQLATPQQWTNTLHMIVLMHVLGERHKSVLLMHNSVFTTPELTSLMLSKDRQFQAAVRKDRLRWDSRLTKLILAPRLTWMKEVHTVYTPMIWADKHWVGLAINLAIGHVEVMDSAPTLYDDGKVLKFMKPILQMLPYLVRYVAKNNARNLSPFTWERIPGTYENLRSGDCGPVCAKFMEMHLHDNPYPHMSGITDAMVDQFRKVYAMDAYKTIILPAYQPTTTG; encoded by the exons ATGATAACTTCACCTCATATTCTGCAGGTGCAAACGGCTGAGGACGAGGTTTGCGAGCTTAGTGACTCCTCGCCGGCCAAAAAAAACAGAGCTCACTCACTGTCTGCAGAGGAAATTGCACTACACAAAGCACTCAACCGCCCTGATTTCCCACAAAATCTTCTCATCACATCTCCGCCTGTCGACCTCTGGAGCCTCTTTTCAAAAACACTAAAAGCGGCCAGAAATGT CTTCCACGTTACACCTTCAAAGCTCGATTTCAACAACTACTTCCTTCTCCAGCTAGCCACCCCCCAACAATGGACAAACACACTT CACATGATCGTACTAATGCACGTTCTTGGGGAACGTCACAAGAGCGTACTTCTTATGCACAATTCCGTGTTTACGACGCCTGAATTGACTTCGTTGATGCTGTCCAAAGATCGCCAATTCCAAGCCGCAGTTAGAAAAGATAGGCTTCGTTGGGACTCTCGACTGACAAAATTGATCCTGGCACCCCGTCTAACTTGGATGAAAGAAGTCCACACAGTCTACACTCCTATGATATGGGCAGACAAGCACTGGGTTGGTCTCGCTATCAACCTCGCCATTGGACATGTTGAAGTAATGGACTCAGCCCCCACCCTGTACGACGATGGCAAGGTACTGAAGTTCATGAAGCCCATTCTTCAGATGCTACCCTACCTTGTTCGCTATGTGGCAAAGAACAACGCTCGCAACCTCTCACCTTTTACATGGGAGCGCATCCCCGGCACCTACGAAAACCTTAGGTCTGGTGACTGCGGCCCCGTTTGTGCGAAGTTCATGGAAATGCACCTCCACGACAATCCATATCCACACATGTCAGGGATCACAGATGCCATGGTTGACCAGTTCCGCAAGGTCTACGCAATGGATGCGTACAAAACCATCATCCTACCAGCTTACCAGCCTACTACAACTGGGTAG
- the LOC106446199 gene encoding uncharacterized protein LOC106446199 isoform X1 produces MVADVRNCFLCYLWCEEQMDEMCLVMCGGWVCGSDGKWEFVVEKKRMARMVAVEVGMSIKELERLVLAEFRVGELEYGVSLSYWPPDSLELATGIKTPPVVLTSDGALKYFFTHMKVKGSLNLFATFEPFGGDVFVGSGSKSVGFDTPVMDKKCAGSHFGGKGENVSSVGSKTYPKYTFINDDDVELVEEVERFEERMKAQSKASGGDDFGGCSEGIDGDYVGPEEIDERDVRPRGYDYQFWEPLIAGDLGGSNAVEVIFNDKEDPGLVKMEAARRANGGPAKNGEHGQSSSGWGGSDVEAEVPMDDFSWMGGNRGGGNKPRGHDTGGRDGDKRKLCDVDDEEFDIPPLYDDTEYEAAEIPGLDIEEADGVVHVGKVYGSKVDCQIALAIYAIKNQIRFSQTRTKVDSFVCECPEKKCDWRVTAHEIRGTGYYEIRKAQLVHSCPIESRNGYMKRGTARVIAAVYKAKFKEPSKGPKVGELQRLVLEDLRISASYMKCYRAKQQAVFDLRGPDDDSYTKLAEYLYMLKLANPGTIADIESEVDKGGVERFVYMFLSFGASIRGFKKLRLVLVVDGTHLGGKFKGVLLTASGQDGNFQVFPLAFAVVDAEDVDAWTWFFQKLERILADSPDVTIISDRATSIASAVSRVYPQAQHGYCIVHLARNVNARFSCKGLARMVTAAACAHRMRDYKNYCDKIKAANNDCAIYLGKIGTAHWSRTYFKGDRYNIMTSNIAEQLNNALVEGRSSPIVELLMFIQEMMTRWFSARRKKSERHRGLMTVEVDKVMTKSMALMSGSKINSVSSWSSQVVGKYGGYDSVILDQKKCSCKYFDHMKIPCGHAMLAADNLGVPYDTLVGHWYKTEAWRETYADVISPIGDPRDEDIPEEVMNKVLMPPVTKRPAGRRKTKRFLSTGEIPGPNKKAVPNKCGRCRGTGHNRTNCTVPLK; encoded by the exons ATGGTTGCTGATGTTAGAAATTGTTTTCTGTGTTATTTGTGGTGTGAAGAGCAGATGGATGAGATGTGTTTGGTTATGTGCGGTGGTTGGGTATGTGGTTCAGACGGAAAATGGGAATTCGTGGTGGAGAAGAAAAGAATGGCTAGGATGGTAGCTGTTGAAGTGGGAATGTCCATCAAAGAGCTAGAACGTCTAGTGCTTGCTGAGTTCCGTGTAGGGGAATTGGAGTACGGTGTTTCGTTGTCTTACTGGCCACCGGATAGTTTGGAACTTGCAACCGGGATTAAAACCCCACCTGTAGTGCTTACGAGCGATGGAGCGTTGAAGTATTTTTTCACGCATATGAAGGTGAAGGGGTCTCTGAATCTGTTTGCTACGTTTGAACCTTTTGGAGGAGATGTGTTTGTAGGCTCCGGAAGTAAGAGCGTTGGTTTTGATACACCCGTAATGGATAAGAAATGTGCTGGTAGCCATTTTGGTGGGAAGGGGGAAAACGTGTCTAGTGTAGGGTCTAAAACTTATCCAAAATATACCTTCATCAATGACGACGATGTTGAGCTGGTGGAGGAGGTGGAGAGGTTTGAAGAAAGAATGAAGGCTCAGAGTAAGGCCAGCGGAGGAGATGATTTTGGTGGTTGCAGTGAAGGTATTGATGGTGATTATGTTGGTCCAGAAGAGATAGATGAGAGGGATGTTAGGCCAAGAGGATATGACTATCAATTCTGGGAACCATTAATTGCTGGTGATTTGGGTGGATCAAATGCTGTGGAGGTCATATTCAACGATAAAGAGGACCCTGGTTTGGTTAAGATGGAAGCGGCTAGGCGAGCCAACGGCGGCCCCGCTAAAAATGGAGAGCATGGTCAGTCGTCCAGTGGATGGGGGGGAAGCGATGTTGAAGCAGAGGTACCCATGGATGACTTCTCGTGGATGGGAGGAAACCGTGGTGGTGGAAACAAACCACGTGGACATGATACTGGCGGACGCGACGGAGATAAACGGAAGTTATGCGACGTGGACGACGAAGAGTTTGACATTCCTCCTTTATATGATGATACAGAGTACGAAGCTGCTGAGATACCTGGACTCGATATCGAAGAGGCAGATGGTGTGGTGCATGTTGGAAAAGTATATGGGAGCAAGGTTGATTGTCAAATAGCTTTGGCTATTTATGCCATCAAGAATCAGATCAGGTTCAGTCAGACCCGTACGAAAGTTGACTCGTTTGTTTGCGAGTGTCCCGAAAAGAAGTGCGATTGGCGAGTTACAGCACATGAGATACGCGGAACTGGGTACTATGAAATTCGGAAAGCCCAGCTTGTTCATTCTTGCCCAATAGAGAGCCGGAATGGTTACATGAAGAGAGGAACAGCCCGAGTAATTGCGGCTGTGTACAAAGCCAAATTTAAGGAGCCAAGCAAAGGCCCTAAAGTGGGAGAATTGCAGAGGCTTGTTCTGGAAGATCTGAGGATATCAGCTTCTTACATGAAGTGTTATAGAGCAAAGCAACAAGCTGTATTTGATTTAAGGGGACCAGATGATGACTCTTATACGAAGTTGGCAGAGTATTTGTATATGCTGAAACTTGCAAATCCAGGCACAATAGCTGATATAGAGTCAGAGGTTGACAAGGGTGGAGTGGAGCGATTTGTGTACATGTTCTTGTCGTTTGGTGCTTCTATAAGAGGTTTCAAGAAGCTGAGGCTGGTATTGGTGGTTGATGGCACACACCTCGGTGGTAAGTTCAAAGGTGTTTTGTTAACAGCTAGTGGTCAGGATGGAAATTTCCAAGTGTTTCCTTTGGCATTTGCTGTTGTGGACGCTGAGGATGTGGATGCGTGGACCTGGTTTTTCCAGAAGCTTGAAAGGATTCTGGCTGATTCTCCAGATGTCACCATAATTTCAGATAGAGCAACTAGTATTGCATCGGCAGTGAGTCGTGTGTATCCACAGGCACAGCACGGGTACTGCATTGTTCATTTAGCAAGGAATGTGAATGCTAGATTTTCATGCAAGGGGCTTGCAAGGATGGTGACAGCCGCAGCCTGTGCTCACAGGATGCGTGACTACAAAAACTACTGTGACAAGATTAAGGCGGCAAACAATGATTGCGCTATCTATTTAGGTAAGATTGGAACAGCGCACTGGTCGCGGACATACTTCAAAGGTGACCGGTACAACATAATGACAAGTAACATAGCTGAGCAGCTGAACAATGCTTTGGTGGAAGGCAGATCATCCCCAATAGTTGAGTTGCTTATGTTTATACAAGAGATGATGACAAGGTGGTTTAGTGCTCGTAGGAAGAAGTCTGAGAGGCATAGGGGGTTGATGACTGTTGAGGTGGATAAGGTAATGACAAAGAGCATGGCACTGATGAGTGGAAGCAAAATCAATTCAGTTTCTAGTTGGAGCAGTCAGGTTGTAGGGAAGTATGGAGGTTATGACAGCGTAATTTTAGATCAGAAAAAATGTTCCTGCAAGTACTTTGACCACATGAAGATACCATGTGGTCATGCAATGCTCGCTGCTGACAACCTTGGGGTACCTTACGATACACTAGTTGGGCACTGGTACAAGACAGAGGCCTGGAGAGAAACATACGCCGATGTGATCAGTCCAATTGGCGATCCAAGGGATGAGGATATTCCTGAAGAGGTGATGAATAAGGTTTTGATGCCACCTGTGACGAAGAGACCGGCAGGAAGGCGGAAGACAAAACGCTTCCTATCAACAGGAGAAATCCCT GGACCAAATAAGAAGGCGGTACCGAACAAGTGTGGAAGATGCAGGGGGACAGGGCATAACAGGACGAACTGTACGGTTCCGCTGAAATGA